The following DNA comes from Janthinobacterium sp. TB1-E2.
GACGTCAAGAAGGGCGAGCCTTTGGTCATCATGGAAGCGATGAAGATGGAGCACACGATCGCCGCGCCGCACGACGGCCTGGTGGAAGACGTGCTGTATGCGGTCGGCGACCAGGTGGCCGATGGCGCGCCGCTGCTGGCCTTCAAGGCTGCCGCATAAAGGTAAGCACATGCGCATCCTGTTACAACGTTCGGACGGCAAGGAAGCGGCGTGGATCAGCGACTTCTGCGACTTGCTGCCCGAAGCAGAAATCCTCTTCTGGCGCGATGGCGAAGCGGTTGAACCATGCGACTACGCCGTAGTGTGGCAGCCCCCCGCCGCCATGCTGCCCGAGCTGGCGAACGTCAAGGCCATCTTCAATACGGGCGCCGGCGTCGACGCGCTGCTGAAATTCGGCGACGCGTTGCCCGCCCACGTGCCGCTGGTGCGCCTCGACGACGCGGGCATGGGCGTGCAAATGGCCGAATATGTGAGCCACGCCGTGCTGCGCCACTTCCGCCGTTTCGACGATTACGAGGCGCAGGGCCGCGCGGGCATCTGGCAGCCGCTGCCCGCGTTCGACAAGGCGGACTTTCCTATCGGCGTGCTGGGCATGGGCGTGCTGGGCCAGCGCGTGCTGCAAGCGCTGGCGCAATTCGAATTCCCGCTACGCGGATGGAGCCGCAGCCCAAAACATGCCGATGGCGTGCAATGCTATGCAGGCGAAGAGGGGCTCGATGCCTTTTTGCGCGGCACGCGCGTGCTCGTGTGCATGCTGCCGCTCACGCCCGACACGCACAACCTGCTCGACCGCGCACGCCTGTCGATGCTGCTGCCAGGCGCCTATGTCATCAACGTGGCGCGCGGCGCGCTTATCGCCGAACCGGATTTGCTGACGCTGATCCGCTCCGGGCATATCGCGGGGGCGACCCTGGACGTGTTCCGCAACGAGCCGCTGCCGCAGCAGCACCCGTTCTGGCAAGAACCCCGCATCACCATCACGCCGCATATTTCGGCCGCCACCCTGCGCCGCGAAAGCGTGGCGCAGATCGCCGCCAAGATGCGCCGCCTGCAAGCCGGAGACTCTGTCGCCGGCATCGTCAACCGTTTGCAAGGATATTGAGATGAACCCTACTACCAGTCTGCCCAAGCAGGTCAAGATCGTCGAAGTAGGTCCGCGCGACGGCCTGCAAAACGAAAAGGAAACCATCAGCGCCGCCGTCAAGATCGAGCTGGTCGACCGCCTGACCCAGGCCGGCTTCGTCAACATCGAGGCGGCATCGTTCGTCTCGCCGAAATGGGTGCCGCAGATGGCCACCAGCGCGGAAGTGATGGACAAGATCGCGCGCCGC
Coding sequences within:
- a CDS encoding glyoxylate/hydroxypyruvate reductase A; this translates as MRILLQRSDGKEAAWISDFCDLLPEAEILFWRDGEAVEPCDYAVVWQPPAAMLPELANVKAIFNTGAGVDALLKFGDALPAHVPLVRLDDAGMGVQMAEYVSHAVLRHFRRFDDYEAQGRAGIWQPLPAFDKADFPIGVLGMGVLGQRVLQALAQFEFPLRGWSRSPKHADGVQCYAGEEGLDAFLRGTRVLVCMLPLTPDTHNLLDRARLSMLLPGAYVINVARGALIAEPDLLTLIRSGHIAGATLDVFRNEPLPQQHPFWQEPRITITPHISAATLRRESVAQIAAKMRRLQAGDSVAGIVNRLQGY